A section of the Methanococcus voltae genome encodes:
- a CDS encoding MBL fold metallo-hydrolase, protein MLKIIYGGDITYSDVLKPSSASSSITYIEAEPKNKPENINQLKKLKKLKKLKIVVDTSTKDKKELLINKFEELDLKFEEIDYVINTHSHFDHVGNNNLFKNATIINYNNYKKFADEFSRYGIEIIETLGHTMDSIAVVYDDYVVAGDAIPVKNNIFRNLPPKVRENEKLATESLNKIKNLKKNIITGHNGLLKIDEYLNLIDRD, encoded by the coding sequence ATGCTTAAAATAATTTATGGCGGGGATATAACTTATTCTGACGTTTTAAAACCAAGTTCTGCATCTTCTTCAATAACTTATATCGAAGCAGAACCAAAAAATAAGCCTGAAAATATTAACCAACTTAAAAAACTTAAAAAACTTAAAAAACTTAAAATAGTCGTGGATACATCTACAAAAGATAAAAAAGAATTATTAATTAATAAATTCGAAGAATTGGATTTAAAATTCGAAGAAATTGATTATGTGATAAATACGCATAGTCATTTTGACCACGTTGGGAATAATAACCTTTTCAAAAATGCAACTATTATAAACTACAATAACTACAAAAAGTTTGCAGATGAGTTTTCAAGGTATGGGATAGAGATTATTGAAACATTAGGGCATACTATGGATAGTATTGCTGTAGTATACGACGATTACGTCGTTGCCGGTGATGCAATACCTGTTAAAAATAATATTTTTAGAAATTTACCTCCAAAAGTGCGAGAAAATGAAAAATTGGCAACTGAATCATTAAATAAAATTAAAAATTTGAAAAAAAATATTATTACGGGGCATAACGGTTTGTTGAAAATTGATGAATATTTAAATTTAATCGATAGGGATTAA
- the rnz gene encoding ribonuclease Z, whose product MILTFLGTSASVPTKERAHTGLALRYNGEYFLFDCGENVQRQMMSTNVSPMKINNIFISHLHGDHILGLGGLLQSMALSNRKKPLKIFGPPKITETVENILKIGYHSISYDIEVVELELKPNKILSVNNSGNGYEIYCYPTNHSVPSLAYIFKELKAPKMDMAKVKNLGIEIGSKLKDLKDGKSVEIETFENGKSVKKTIIPQDVLVKNTEGVSFAYSGDTRPVYAFAMFLKDLNCKVLVHEATFDSSLLENALETMHSTFGEALKISEISEVKQLIITHISARYRSLEAYESEINDYLEKSTLHGKTLKLEIAKDFLEYDLKKLKVIKPKIKDKE is encoded by the coding sequence ATGATATTGACCTTTTTGGGTACAAGTGCTTCTGTACCTACGAAAGAAAGAGCACACACTGGATTAGCATTGAGATATAATGGAGAATACTTTTTATTTGATTGTGGGGAAAATGTTCAGCGTCAAATGATGAGTACGAACGTATCGCCTATGAAAATAAACAACATTTTCATATCACACTTGCACGGCGACCATATATTAGGATTGGGCGGTTTATTGCAATCTATGGCTTTATCTAATCGAAAAAAGCCACTTAAAATATTTGGACCTCCCAAAATAACGGAAACAGTAGAAAATATTTTAAAAATAGGCTATCATTCTATTAGTTATGATATTGAAGTTGTAGAGCTGGAATTAAAACCAAATAAAATACTTTCAGTCAATAACTCGGGAAATGGCTATGAAATATATTGTTATCCCACTAATCATTCAGTACCTTCGCTTGCATATATTTTTAAGGAGTTAAAAGCTCCTAAAATGGATATGGCGAAGGTTAAAAATCTTGGGATTGAAATAGGTTCTAAATTAAAGGATTTAAAAGATGGAAAATCTGTCGAAATTGAAACATTTGAAAATGGAAAATCTGTTAAAAAAACCATAATACCTCAAGACGTACTCGTAAAAAATACTGAAGGGGTATCTTTTGCATATTCTGGAGATACAAGACCAGTTTATGCGTTTGCAATGTTTTTAAAAGATTTGAATTGTAAAGTTTTAGTTCACGAGGCTACTTTTGACAGTTCGCTTTTAGAAAATGCTTTGGAGACTATGCACTCTACATTTGGGGAAGCGCTAAAAATTTCAGAAATTTCCGAAGTTAAACAATTAATTATTACACATATATCTGCTCGATATAGGTCTTTAGAGGCATATGAATCCGAAATAAATGATTATTTGGAAAAATCAACGCTTCACGGCAAAACCCTTAAATTAGAAATTGCAAAAGACTTTTTGGAATATGATTTAAAGAAATTAAAAGTAATAAAACCTAAAATTAAAGATAAAGAATAA